GCCGAACCCTCCTGAAGACGACGGGCGTCGTCGCGGGAGCGGCCGGCCTCGGCGGCTGCCTCTCGGGACGCTCCCCGGCCGACGCCGCGACCGGCGCGGCGTTCAAGGGCGAGACCGCCTTCGGCAACTGCTGGATCTGCTATCACAACTGCGGCCAGCAGGTGCGGGTCAGAGACGACACGGTCGTCGACGTCACCGGCGTCGACGGCCACCCGCGCGGGAGCGCGGGGGCGGGGCGAAACGGCACGGTCTGTCCGAAGGGGCAGACGCAGGTCGACAAGACCCACGACCCGGAGCGGATCAAGCGGCCGTACGTCCGCGAGGACGGCGAGCTCCGGGCGGCCACGTGGGACGAGGCGTTCGAGTACGCCGCCCAGCGGCTGCAGGCGTTCGACGAGGAGCACGGCGCGGAGACGTTCCTCGACGCGACGAGCTGGGCGGAGACGCCGATCACCACCCAGCTGTGGCGCAACCTCTACGGGACGCCCGAGCGGATCAGCCGCGGCGTCCACGTCTGTGCCGGCCCCACGTTCGTCGCGGGCGGGATGATGGGCGTGGGCTCGAACAGCCGGGTGCCCGACTACCAGAACGCCGAGTACCTCATCATGTGGGGGCGTAACGTGTTCGAGTCCTTCGCCGGCCAGTTCGAGGCGAAAGGCGTCCTCGAGGCGCTCGAGAACAACGGCGCGACGCTGGTGACGATCGACCCCCAGCACACCGAGACCGCCCAGAAGTCGGACGTGTGGCTGCCGATCGAGCCCCGGACCGACGGCGCGCTCGCGCTAGCGATGGCCAACGTCATCGTCGAGGAGGGGCTGTACGACGAGACGTTCGTCGAGGAGCGGACCTACGGCTTCGACGCCTACCGCGAGGCGGTCGAGGACAAGACGCCGGAGTGGGCCGCCGAGATCACGGGGCTCGACCCCGGCGACATCCGCGAGGTCGCCGTCGGCTTCGCGGAGGCGGCTCCCAGCGCCGGCATCAGCGTCTGGACGGGGACCGCACAGGTCGGCAACGGCTGGAAGGCCGCCCAGAACATCATCGCGCTGAACGGGCTGGTCGGCAACGTCGACCGGCCCGGCGGGCTCCGCATGTGGCAGGGGACGCCGCTCGCGGACCCGTTCGAGGTCCGCGGGGTCGACCTGCCGAACAACGCCGCGGGGAAGACCCCCGCGCTCCAGCGATACGACGAGTACGCCGACTACCCGGTCCGACACCTCGTGGGGATCGCGCACAACCTCGTCCCGGAGATGGTCGAGAACGGCCACATCAACGGCATCTACTGCCACCACGACATGCCGCTGAAAGACGGCAACGCGGAGGCGTGGCTGGCGGCCATCGAGGAGATGGACCTCGTGATCGCCGTCGACGTCTACTGGAACGGCGTCAGCCGGAACGCGGACGTCGTGCTCCCGGAGGCGACCCAGCTAGAGAAAGACACCCTCGGCACCGGCAGCTGGAGCGCCTACAACGACCGGCAGTGGGTCACGGGGTCGAAAGCCGCCGTCGACCCGCAGTTCGACACGAAACCCGACTTCGACATCGTCGTCGGCATCGCCGAGGCGATGGGCTGGGGCGAGTACTTCCCGTGGGACTCCCACGAGGAGTTCATCGACGACCAGCTCTCGGTCCACGACCTCACCCTCGCGGAGGTGAGCGGCGGCGACCGGAACTACGAGCTCCTCGGGGAGTACGGCTACGAGCAGTGGACCGACGACGAGGGCTGGGTGTTCCGGTTCGACCTCGACGAGGTGCCGGCGTTCGCGCAGGCGGCCGAGGAGGCCGGGATGGACACCGCCCCCGAGTGGGTCCCACCCGGCACGTACGGGGACGAGACCGACGAGGAGTACCCGCTCGAGTTCTACGACACCCGGGCGGTGTTTTTCTCCCACGGCAGCACGCAGGCCCGGCCGCGCTCGCGCGAGGCGTACGCGAGGCGCCACGACCTCGCGGACCGGGACTACCGCGGCAACTACCTCGTCATCAACCCGAGAGACGCGGCCGAGCGGGGCATCGAAACCGGGGACATGGTCGCCGTCGAGTCGGCGACCGGACGCGGCGAACTGATGGCCTACGTCTCCGAACGGACCCGACCCGGGTTCGTGACGACGGAGTACGGCTTCGGCGAGGGGTCGACCCAGCCCGACGAGGAGGGACTGAACAGCATGCGACTCCACGACACCCAGATGGACCCGATCACCGGACAGCCCGACAGGCACCTCGCCGTGGACGTCTCGCCGACGGGGGGTGAGTGACGATGGGCGAGCAGTGGATGTTCTACTTCGATCCGAACCGCTGTCTCGGCTGTCAGGCCTGCTCGGTGGCGTGCAAGGTCCGCCACGGCCGGGACCCCGACGCGGACGAGTGGCGGACGGTCCACCACCTCCGGCGCGGCGAGTACCCCGACTTCGAGGACGTGCCGATCTCGATGTCGTGCATGCACTGTCACGACGCCCCCTGCGAGAAGGTGTGTCCGCCCAACGCCATCGAGAAGCGCGAGGAGGACGGCATCGTCACCGTCGACCGGGACCGCTGTATCGGCTGTCACTACTGCGGGTGGGCGTGTCCGTACGGCGCGCCGACGTACGGCGACGACGGCCTGATGTCGAAGTGCAACCTCTGTCTCGGCGAGGGGCCCGGCGGCGGCGCCGGCCAGCCCGAGCGGAAGACCCCCGAGGAGGGCGGCTCCACCCCGGCCTGCGTCGACAACTGCGTCGGCGAGGCGCTGAAGGCCGGCCCCCAGAGCGAGGTGATGGCGGAGGCCTCCCGGGCGGCCGCCGAGCGCTTCGAGAACGGCGTCTACGACGGCCGGGTGATCGTCGAACCGGTGCGGGAGGACGACGAGGCCGACGCGCTCGCCGACGGCGACGGGTGGCTCGACGGGTGATCGCCATGAGCGTCACACTCCAGCCGCTGTTCGTCGAGTACCACTGGCTCCCGGCCGACTACTGGGACCTCTCGATCGCGGTCTACCTCTTCCTCGCGGTCGTCGCCGGGGGCGGCTACCTCGCCGGCGCGTCCGCGTCCCTCTGGCGGACGGTCGCGAGCGACGCGTCGGCCGCGGCCGACCGCCGGCGGGCGGAGATCGCCCGCTGGGGGTTCCTCGTCGCGGTCGTCGGCGCCGCGGGCGCGGGGCTGGCGGTGCTCTCGCACCTCGCGGCGATCTCCCGCGCGCTCCTGTTCCCGATCTACCTCACGAACGCCGGCTCGTGGATCACGATCGGGACCTGGATCCTCGTGGCCCTCTCGGCGGTCGCCGTGCTCTCGCTGGTCCTGGAACTGTTCGGCGAGGAGGCCGCCACCGCCGAGGGCGCGGGCCTGTTCCCGCGGGCCGTCGCGGCGGCGATCGGGCTGTGTGACCCGCTGGACCGGCTGGTCGACCGCCTCGATCCGTCGCCCGCGACGACCGCCGCGGTGTCCCTGCTCGGGAGCCTCCTCGCGGTCGGGACCCTCTACACCGGGTTCGAGCTGGCGGTCGTCGAGACGGTGCCGCTGTGGAACCGGCCGACGTTGCTGCCGCCGGCGTTCCTCGCGAGCGGGGTCGCCGCGGGGACGGGGCTGGCGCTCGCGCTGGCGTTGCTGTTCGAACGTCGACTCGACCGGGTGGCGGGCGCGTACGCCGTCGCCGTCGCCACCCTCTCGGGGGCCAGCCTCGGGATCGTCTGGGGCGGCTGGACCGACCTCGCGGCGAGCGACGCGCCCGCCGCCGAGGCGTCCCACGCCGCGCTCGCCGGGGGGACGCTCGAACCGGCCGTCTGGCTCGTCGTCGCCGGGTTCGTCGTCCCGCTGGTCGTCGGTCTGGCGGTCGGGCTCGGCGCGCTGTCCGAGCGGCTCTCGCCGGGGTTCGAACGGGTCGGCGGCCCCGCGCTGATCGGCTCGGTCGCGCTGCTGTTCGCGGGCGGGCTCGCTCTCAGGGTGGTGCTGTTGCTGGCGGCCGCACAGGACCCCGTGGTGGTGGTGCTCCCGTGACGTCCGAGGCGTCGCCCGGAACCCGGACGCCGGCGGCGACCGCGGACCGTCTCGAACGGCTCGCGGAACTGTACGCGCTGCTGTCGCGGGTCTTCGCGTTCCCCGACGACGACGTCGTCGAGGCGCTCGACGACGGGCGCTACGAGGCCGCCCTCCGCGACCGCGCCGAGGCACTCGGCGTCGAGGTCGAGTCGCCCCCGCGGGCGGGGTCTCCCGGGGAGCTCCGGGAGGAGTACCTGCGCAGCTTCGAGGCGTACGAGGGCGCGTTCGCGCCGCCCGTCGAGTCGGTCTACGAGCCCTGGTGGGACGGCACCGAGCGCGAATTGCTGTCCGGCCCCACCGCGGTCGACATGCGGCGCCGGTACGAGGCGATCGACGCGGACCTCCCGTCCGGGTACCCGCCCGATCACGTCGCGTTGCTGCTGGAGTACGGGAGCCTCCTGCTCGAGGCGGGCGAACGCGAGGCGTACGAGCGGTTCCACGAGGCGCACTTCGACTGGATCCCGTCGTTTCGCCGCCGGGTCGAGCGCACGTCGGAGTCGGCGTTCTACCGGTGGGCGGTCGCGTCGCTCGACCGCGTCACCGGAGCGGCCGACGGCGCGGTGTGCGGTCGCGAGTAGCCGGTCGGCGGCCGGTTCCGCCGCCGGAAGGCGGGGCCGCGCGACGTCCGTTCGATCCGCGACCGCCGTTCGGCGTTTTCCTTCGATGCGTTCACGCCGCGTCGTCCGAACGCACCGTGAAACGCGTTCGGCGCATACCGTGATGTTCGTGGCCCTCGCGAGGGCCGCGTTTCCGGGGCTCGCCTACCGCGTCGACGACGTCTCCTCGCGTCTCGGCGACGCCGACACCTC
The Salinilacihabitans rarus DNA segment above includes these coding regions:
- a CDS encoding molybdopterin-containing oxidoreductase family protein, producing the protein MSDSWRDDAGLTRRTLLKTTGVVAGAAGLGGCLSGRSPADAATGAAFKGETAFGNCWICYHNCGQQVRVRDDTVVDVTGVDGHPRGSAGAGRNGTVCPKGQTQVDKTHDPERIKRPYVREDGELRAATWDEAFEYAAQRLQAFDEEHGAETFLDATSWAETPITTQLWRNLYGTPERISRGVHVCAGPTFVAGGMMGVGSNSRVPDYQNAEYLIMWGRNVFESFAGQFEAKGVLEALENNGATLVTIDPQHTETAQKSDVWLPIEPRTDGALALAMANVIVEEGLYDETFVEERTYGFDAYREAVEDKTPEWAAEITGLDPGDIREVAVGFAEAAPSAGISVWTGTAQVGNGWKAAQNIIALNGLVGNVDRPGGLRMWQGTPLADPFEVRGVDLPNNAAGKTPALQRYDEYADYPVRHLVGIAHNLVPEMVENGHINGIYCHHDMPLKDGNAEAWLAAIEEMDLVIAVDVYWNGVSRNADVVLPEATQLEKDTLGTGSWSAYNDRQWVTGSKAAVDPQFDTKPDFDIVVGIAEAMGWGEYFPWDSHEEFIDDQLSVHDLTLAEVSGGDRNYELLGEYGYEQWTDDEGWVFRFDLDEVPAFAQAAEEAGMDTAPEWVPPGTYGDETDEEYPLEFYDTRAVFFSHGSTQARPRSREAYARRHDLADRDYRGNYLVINPRDAAERGIETGDMVAVESATGRGELMAYVSERTRPGFVTTEYGFGEGSTQPDEEGLNSMRLHDTQMDPITGQPDRHLAVDVSPTGGE
- a CDS encoding 4Fe-4S dicluster domain-containing protein, producing the protein MGEQWMFYFDPNRCLGCQACSVACKVRHGRDPDADEWRTVHHLRRGEYPDFEDVPISMSCMHCHDAPCEKVCPPNAIEKREEDGIVTVDRDRCIGCHYCGWACPYGAPTYGDDGLMSKCNLCLGEGPGGGAGQPERKTPEEGGSTPACVDNCVGEALKAGPQSEVMAEASRAAAERFENGVYDGRVIVEPVREDDEADALADGDGWLDG
- the nrfD gene encoding NrfD/PsrC family molybdoenzyme membrane anchor subunit, encoding MSVTLQPLFVEYHWLPADYWDLSIAVYLFLAVVAGGGYLAGASASLWRTVASDASAAADRRRAEIARWGFLVAVVGAAGAGLAVLSHLAAISRALLFPIYLTNAGSWITIGTWILVALSAVAVLSLVLELFGEEAATAEGAGLFPRAVAAAIGLCDPLDRLVDRLDPSPATTAAVSLLGSLLAVGTLYTGFELAVVETVPLWNRPTLLPPAFLASGVAAGTGLALALALLFERRLDRVAGAYAVAVATLSGASLGIVWGGWTDLAASDAPAAEASHAALAGGTLEPAVWLVVAGFVVPLVVGLAVGLGALSERLSPGFERVGGPALIGSVALLFAGGLALRVVLLLAAAQDPVVVVLP
- a CDS encoding TorD/DmsD family molecular chaperone; this encodes MTSEASPGTRTPAATADRLERLAELYALLSRVFAFPDDDVVEALDDGRYEAALRDRAEALGVEVESPPRAGSPGELREEYLRSFEAYEGAFAPPVESVYEPWWDGTERELLSGPTAVDMRRRYEAIDADLPSGYPPDHVALLLEYGSLLLEAGEREAYERFHEAHFDWIPSFRRRVERTSESAFYRWAVASLDRVTGAADGAVCGRE